A genomic segment from Phragmites australis chromosome 6, lpPhrAust1.1, whole genome shotgun sequence encodes:
- the LOC133920375 gene encoding peroxidase 31-like, translated as MRLSLLLLVAALSAGAARGQPPVPVPPAGGKLTAEYYSQSCPRAERIIAEVVQSKQMANPTTAAAVLRVFFHDCFVSGCDASVLIASNQFAKSEHDAEINHSLPGDAFDAVTRAKLALELECPGVVSCADILALASRVLVTMTGGPRYPVPLGRKDSLSSSPTAPDVELPHTNFTVDRLIQMFAAKGFTVQELVALSGAHTLGFSHCKEFADRLFNYRDKGGKLEPFDPSMNPSYAKGLQVACKDYLNDSTIAAFNDIMTPGKFDNMYFLNLQRGLGLLSTDEELWTDPRTKPFVQLYAANATTFFDDFGRAMEKLSLLGVKTGADGEIRRRCDTYNHGPMPK; from the coding sequence ATGCGCCtgtccctcctcctcctcgtggcCGCCCTCTCGGCCGGCGCGGCGCGCGGGCAGCCGCCTGTGCCGGTGCCGCCGGCAGGAGGGAAGCTGACGGCGGAGTACTACAGCCAGTCGTGCCCGCGCGCGGAGCGGATCATCGCGGAGGTGGTCCAGTCGAAGCAGATGGCGAACCCGACGACGGCGGCAGCCGTGCTCCGCGTcttcttccacgactgcttcgtgAGCGGGTGCGACGCGTCGGTGCTGATCGCATCCAACCAGTTCGCAAAGTCAGAGCACGACGCGGAGATCAACCACTCGCTGCCGGGCGACGCCTTCGACGCCGTGACGCGCGCCAAGCTGGCCCTGGAGCTGGAGTGCCCCGGCGTGGTGTCCTGCGCCGACATCCTCGCGCTGGCGTCGCGCGTGCTGGTCACCATGACCGGCGGGCCCCGGTACCCCGTCCCTCTGGGCCGCAAGGACTCGCTCTCCTCGTCACCAACGGCGCCCGACGTCGAGCTCCCGCACACCAACTTCACCGTCGACCGCCTCATCCAGATGTTCGCCGCCAAGGGGTTCACGGTGCAGGAGCTGGTGGCGCTGTCCGGCGCCCACACGCTAGGCTTCTCCCACTGCAAGGAGTTCGCGGACCGGCTGTTCAACTACCGCGACAAGGGCGGGAAACTGGAGCCGTTCGACCCGAGCATGAACCCGTCGTACGCCAAGGGGCTGCAGGTCGCGTGCAAGGATTACCTCAACGACAGCACCATTGCGGCGTTCAACGACATCATGACGCCCGGCAAGTTCGACAACATGTACTTCCTAAACCTGCAGCGCGGCCTCGGCCTGCTCAGCACCGACGAGGAACTCTGGACGGACCCACGTACCAAGCCGTTCGTGCAGCTCTACGCCGCCAACGCCACCACGTTCTTCGACGACTTCGGCCGCGCCATGGAGAAGCTCAGCTTGCTCGGCGTCAAGACCGGGGCCGACGGCGAGATCAGGCGGCGCTGCGACACCTACAACCACGGGCCCATGCCCAAGTGA